The window GCGCCAAAGTCTACTCGTCGATGGGTGCCGCCCTGAAGATGGACCCAACGCGCATCAAGGTCGCCGAATTCTGGAAAGTCGAAGGGTGCCCGCTCGCCCGCGCCCTCCGCGACAAGTTCAAAAAGAAAAAGCTCCGCACGCAAAAGAAAGTCAAGTGCGTCTACAGCGATGAACTCCTGAAAAACCTCGGTGCCGAAGAACTCGCAAACAACACCGATGGTGCAGCCGTCGGAGCCTCCCCTGCCGAATTCCGCAAGGTGGTCACAAACGGCACCATGGCACATGCCACCGCTATTTTTGGATTTACGCTTGCAGGCCTTGTAATGCAAGACCTGTACAACGCCTAATTACCGCGGCCCGCTCTGCTTCTTGACCTTCAAGGCAAGTTCTACATCGGCCAAATCGATTTCGTACTTGTAATCGGGCTTGTAATTACGGGCATTCCCTTCTAGGTTTTCGCCGCCAGCTACAAGCCAGTTCGATTTCATCTTGGCAAAACCCACACTCGTATCGACGGGAGCACCGTCTTCATCATAGAAGGTGTAAAGTTCCACTGGTTTTTCGGTATCGAAGATGTTCTTTTCGATATAGCACTTGGCCGAATCGGAACATTCAACGCCAGCTTCGCTCACATCGGCAAAAAAGTTGTTGTAAGCGTGAAGTTCTCCGCCATGCGCACGGATTCCCTTTCCGGCAAGCCCTGCAAAATAGCTGTGATGCACGGTAAGTTTCTGGTCCGGTTCCTTCACGATATCGGCAGTGAGCCCGAACAGGATTCCCGTCTGCGCATTTTCGAAACGAGACCAAGAAACAGTCACATTGTGCGAGCCGCGCTTCACGTCGAATTCTACAAGCGGATATTCTTCGAAGGTGCAGTGGTCCACCCACACATGGTGCGTCCCGTTATGGATAGAAAGCGCACGTCTGGATGTCGTGTCCAACGCCGTAATCGCAGGAGCAGTAAAGGTCAGGTTCTCAAAAATCAGGTTGCTAGAAACTTCCGTCAGCACACCCATGCCGGTAATGCGGATATCGCGGCCACGGCCGTCAATCGTCTTGTCTTTCTTGAGGCGGAGCGGAGCCTGCAAGTTGTAAGTCCCGCTCTTTTTGAATAGCACCCACGTGGGGCCTTCCCTGTAGGCACATTCGCGCAACGAGCCCGGAGCTATTTCTGCTTTTGTCACCGCATTGCCCAAAGAATCGACGTCTGTAGTGTCTTCGACGATGATATAGTCTTCCGTCGTCGTCACGATGCAGATTTCGCCTTCGGCCTTGGTGATTTCGCCCAAGCTATCGGTAACGCCAGCCGCGCCAAGCGTTCCAGCCGCATAGCCATCTATTTGAGAAAGCAGGGCTTCATGTTCGCCCCAATCCTTCCCGGGGTATTCGCTTGCAGCCGATTTCTGCGACTTGATAACATTGATACCCGAAGCCGAATCGGAACAATCCACATAAAGCGTGTCCCCGGTAGCCGACTCGACTTTGGCGGAATACGTTTCTGAGGGGTCCCCGATTTGGACATCAAAAGTCCCTGCCGGGAGCGAATCAATCACAAAATGCCCCGTACTGTCGGGAACTACATAACGGTCAAGGCCGGCTACACGGATTACAGGGGATGTTTCGCCAAGCAAAACGAACCCTTCGATAGACGAAAGTTCACCCAATTCAATCGTATCCACCTTGGAATCATCATTTTTTGAATCCAGGGCAACATATTGAACAGCGCCCGTCGCCAAGGAACCATCGACATGGCGGGCTTCCACCGTGTAAGAACCGGGCTCCGCCTCCATTTTTATAAAGCCATCTGCATCTGATTCTTTCCATTCGGCGGGAGAACTCCCGTCGCTGAGAAAATCTCCAGGAAGCACGCGCACGCGGGCATACGCTGCGGCACTCCCATCGGAGAGCCGCACACGGAAAGCCATCGTAGACTCGGCTTCCGTGCCGCCTGCAGTCTCGGGCCCTTCGCTACTGGAACACGAGACAAGGAACGCCGCCGCGAGCGACACGGGCAACAAAAACCATATTCCCTTATTCATCGTCCGTTGCCTCCCCCGCCTTCTCGGTGTCGGCAGCCTGAGCAAGTTCCTGCCCGCGAATCCGGCGTTTGCGCCCGCGCCGCTGCGGCGGTGGATACGGGTCCGAAAGCGGGAAAAGTTGCATCCCCAGCTGGAACACGCGATTGGGCTTTTCACACTGCGCAACCTTTGCAAGAATCTCACGGCGGAAACGGCGAACCATTTCGACCAATTCGCTATACGTTGTCTCGTCGCAGGCAAATGCAAGTGTCGAAAGATTGCGTTCTTCCTTGTCGAAACGGTCCATCGCCGTCTGGGCTACATCCAGATTCTGCTGGATGTACGAATTGACTGCAGTGCTGTATGATTCCGAACCGCTCGAAATCAACCCCTGAGTCTGTACATAAGAACCTGTCGCCTCGTCTTTGCGGATCATGGAAAGGCGTTCGAGCAATGCAATGGAGCTCTTCACCTGGCTTGCCGTAATCGGCGGGCGCACCATGAGCCCGAGCGCGGCATCGTCGCCCACGTACGGGTAAAAAGTCACAAGTTCACGAACAACCGCATGGTACCAGTGATCAAAATATTCAAACTGGTCCTTCGCCACGTTTTCGACCTTACATTCCTTAGTCGCCACGAGTTTTTCAAGATACTGACGGCTTTCGGAATGGGTCTTGGCCTGGTTAAAGGCCACCATGTCGGCAAAATATGACTTTTCGCGGGAGTCGTTACAAAAAATATCGGCAAAAACGGAAACCAGGCGAGCTGTCAGATTGCGCTTGCCCTGCAAAATCTTGTTGAACATCGATGCGTCGAAACCGGCACGTTCGGCAATGTAGCGGTGGCTAAAACGCCAATCGCCCTTGTGACGTTCCTCGTAGGCATCGCGCAAAAATTCGCGGTAGTTCAAATATTCAAAAAGATTGACCATAGTTCAAAAATCAGCGGGAGTAAAAACGGGGGAATAATTGCCGACGGCGCGCCATATCCGAATCGGGAACCTTGCGGCCAAGGGCATTGAAAGTCTTCTTTGGAGCAGGGTTCACAGAAAATTCGCGTACAGGAACAATACGTGTCGTTTCTTGAGAATCGTTCGCCACCTTCGCGGGCTTGCATCCGGTGCGGTACACGCCCTTGATGTCGAAAGCGATCATATCGATGTTCGGGCCGCCGTCATTTGTGGTGGAGGCAATCGTCATCTGGAAATCCAAAGCATCCACCCAGACATCCTCTATATAGACGGTATCCCACTTGTCCCAGGAGCCCGTCGGCGGGAAGGCGACATCGTAAGTGCCCTTGTCAATCGTGATTTTCATGTCGCGGTTGGATGTTCCGGCAAAGGCATAGCGCACCATGACGCGGGCGTTGGAGGCCGACTGGTCGGAAGTCAAGTTATAAACGGCCTTGCTCGTCGCGGTATTCGAAATGTTATAGAATCCATGGCCCGTATACCCCTCGTGGTCCTTGTCGGTCGAACCGTCGCTCACCTCGGGGCTGGACATGTCTATCGGGGAACGCCAAGCCGTATCGGCCACGCCCGTAAAGCAGAGCGCCGTATCAATAGAGGCCGACGAACCGGGTTCTTCCGAGCTTGAAGAAGTCGGATTTTCCCCACTAGAGCCTTCCTCACCGTGATCGACCTTCTGGCATTCCGAACCGCCCTTGAACATCGCCGTGTAGGTAATATCGCGGGCCTTCGTCTTGAAGCCGTAATATATCTGCTTGGTCGAAACCTCGTTGCAATCGTCATCGACCCACTTTTCAAATGTCTGGCCGTTGGGCGTCACGCGGAGCGTCATCGGAGCGCCCGCCGGGAAGTACTGCGTCTGCGTAATGAGACCTTTATAATTCGAAAGGTTCGTCTGCACTTTGATGGTGTAGCGCGGCTTGATGGCGGAGACAAGCGTCGTGAGGGCAGCCTTCGCCTCGTCGGAGAGGTTCGTATTGTTCTTGAGGTTATCCTCGAGTTCTTCGCAAATCAGCTGGGCATGGCCCATGGAGCCCATCTCCTGGAAGTGCGTCGTACCGTCGTTCACACCGTCCGGGTAATTCGGGTATTCGCCCTTCTCCAACTTTTTGTACAGGTAACGCGTCACGTAATCTGGGATATTCTTGTACGTCGTATTGTACAGGTTATACGCCTTCATGTTCAAATCGACAAAAGGAATCTTGCTGTTCGTCGCAATCTTTTGCATCATGCCACGGGCATCGTAGTTATTGGCCCCCGTCGAAAAGACATTGCGGCTTCCGTTCAGGTTCATAGGAGAAACCAGGATGACATTCACACCCTTTTTCTTACCCTCATCGACAAACTTCTGGATGTAGCCGGGAAAATCCTCGGGCGGCACGTAACGGGCTTCCTTGCTGTAATCACGGTCGTTATGGCCGAACTGCACCAAAAGGTAGTCCCCCTTCTGCGCAGCTTTGAGGATTCCGTCCAAGCGGCCTTCTTCGATGAAGTTCTTGGAACTGCGCCCACCGAGAGCCGCATTGTTCACCTTGACGCGGGCTCCATCAAAGAAATACCCGAGGACCTGCCCCCAACCCGTCTGCGGGTAGGCGGAGTCCTTGTAAGTCTGGACCGTCGAATCGCCAGCCACGTGAATAGTGAAACTCGTGGAATCACTCACCGCGACCCCAGCGAAAATTAATGCAAAAAGAAAGAATTTAAACGCTCTATTCATGATAAGTGGTTAGTGGTTGGTGGTTAGTGGTTAGGGATTCAAGCACTCAGGCCTCGAGCCTGGAGCCTCGAGCCTATTTCACCTTTGCATACATTCCATTAAATTTCACATTCCCCTGTTTCACGACAACACGGTAGAGACCGGCCGCGCCGACGGTGGAAGCCAAGTCCAGCGTTCCCGACCCGACAATCTTGCGGGCGACAATTCGACCCTGCATGTCGAAAATGCTTACCTGTGCTGGCCCATTGCCAGCCAAAATCAAGTCGTTCCCGCGTATGCGAACCGCAGGTTGCCCAACCCCGCCCCGGGTCGCAATCTTCGTAATATCGCTGGAATCTTCGCAAGATTCATCACCCATGCGGCACACGCCGGCAAAGCTGAAGCCGAACGCGTCGATATTCGGGGCACCATCGGAGGTCGTCGACATGAACTTGAGTTCCGCCTCGCCCTGCGGCGCGTCGAGCACCACGTAAGCCGTGTCCCAGGTATCCCAGGAACCGGTCGGCGGGGCCTTCAGGTAATAATCGTGGTCCAGATAGGCATTGAACGTACGGTCGGCATTTCCACCGTTCGCATAGCGCACGGCAAGCGTCACATAGCCCGCTGCCGGGAACTTCAGCTTGTAAGATGCAAACGACGTGTTGGAATTCTCCATGTTGTAGAACCCTTTGCCGATAAATCCGGTCC of the uncultured Fibrobacter sp. genome contains:
- a CDS encoding right-handed parallel beta-helix repeat-containing protein; its protein translation is MNKGIWFLLPVSLAAAFLVSCSSSEGPETAGGTEAESTMAFRVRLSDGSAAAYARVRVLPGDFLSDGSSPAEWKESDADGFIKMEAEPGSYTVEARHVDGSLATGAVQYVALDSKNDDSKVDTIELGELSSIEGFVLLGETSPVIRVAGLDRYVVPDSTGHFVIDSLPAGTFDVQIGDPSETYSAKVESATGDTLYVDCSDSASGINVIKSQKSAASEYPGKDWGEHEALLSQIDGYAAGTLGAAGVTDSLGEITKAEGEICIVTTTEDYIIVEDTTDVDSLGNAVTKAEIAPGSLRECAYREGPTWVLFKKSGTYNLQAPLRLKKDKTIDGRGRDIRITGMGVLTEVSSNLIFENLTFTAPAITALDTTSRRALSIHNGTHHVWVDHCTFEEYPLVEFDVKRGSHNVTVSWSRFENAQTGILFGLTADIVKEPDQKLTVHHSYFAGLAGKGIRAHGGELHAYNNFFADVSEAGVECSDSAKCYIEKNIFDTEKPVELYTFYDEDGAPVDTSVGFAKMKSNWLVAGGENLEGNARNYKPDYKYEIDLADVELALKVKKQSGPR
- a CDS encoding TIGR02147 family protein codes for the protein MVNLFEYLNYREFLRDAYEERHKGDWRFSHRYIAERAGFDASMFNKILQGKRNLTARLVSVFADIFCNDSREKSYFADMVAFNQAKTHSESRQYLEKLVATKECKVENVAKDQFEYFDHWYHAVVRELVTFYPYVGDDAALGLMVRPPITASQVKSSIALLERLSMIRKDEATGSYVQTQGLISSGSESYSTAVNSYIQQNLDVAQTAMDRFDKEERNLSTLAFACDETTYSELVEMVRRFRREILAKVAQCEKPNRVFQLGMQLFPLSDPYPPPQRRGRKRRIRGQELAQAADTEKAGEATDDE
- a CDS encoding GDSL-type esterase/lipase family protein, which codes for MSDSTSFTIHVAGDSTVQTYKDSAYPQTGWGQVLGYFFDGARVKVNNAALGGRSSKNFIEEGRLDGILKAAQKGDYLLVQFGHNDRDYSKEARYVPPEDFPGYIQKFVDEGKKKGVNVILVSPMNLNGSRNVFSTGANNYDARGMMQKIATNSKIPFVDLNMKAYNLYNTTYKNIPDYVTRYLYKKLEKGEYPNYPDGVNDGTTHFQEMGSMGHAQLICEELEDNLKNNTNLSDEAKAALTTLVSAIKPRYTIKVQTNLSNYKGLITQTQYFPAGAPMTLRVTPNGQTFEKWVDDDCNEVSTKQIYYGFKTKARDITYTAMFKGGSECQKVDHGEEGSSGENPTSSSSEEPGSSASIDTALCFTGVADTAWRSPIDMSSPEVSDGSTDKDHEGYTGHGFYNISNTATSKAVYNLTSDQSASNARVMVRYAFAGTSNRDMKITIDKGTYDVAFPPTGSWDKWDTVYIEDVWVDALDFQMTIASTTNDGGPNIDMIAFDIKGVYRTGCKPAKVANDSQETTRIVPVREFSVNPAPKKTFNALGRKVPDSDMARRRQLFPRFYSR